In Hugenholtzia roseola DSM 9546, one DNA window encodes the following:
- the kdsB gene encoding 3-deoxy-manno-octulosonate cytidylyltransferase, producing MNILGIIPARYASTRFPAKMLAQMGDKLLIERTFTQAQKAESLTSVWIATDDQRIFEPVQRFTSQVVLTQDTHPSGTDRCFEALQKIEAQTQIKFDFVINIQGDEPFIEPAQIDLLASLLQTDTQIATMATPIKDQADIFNPNVVKVVRKANGEALYFSRSPLPFVRDKSPNEWLEAATFLKHVGIYAYRSDILAQITALAPSSLEKSEALEQLRWLENGYRIAVGVSNYTSIGIDTPEDLEKVCPLFEK from the coding sequence ATGAACATCTTAGGTATCATTCCCGCGCGATACGCCTCCACGCGCTTTCCTGCAAAAATGTTGGCACAGATGGGGGATAAGTTGCTTATCGAGCGCACTTTTACGCAGGCACAAAAGGCAGAAAGTCTTACTTCGGTTTGGATTGCGACAGATGACCAACGCATCTTCGAGCCTGTGCAAAGATTTACTTCGCAGGTAGTCCTAACCCAAGATACACACCCCAGCGGAACAGATAGGTGCTTTGAAGCACTCCAAAAAATAGAAGCCCAAACACAAATAAAGTTTGATTTTGTTATCAATATTCAGGGGGACGAGCCTTTTATCGAGCCTGCCCAAATAGACCTTTTGGCGAGCCTCCTACAAACTGACACCCAAATTGCGACTATGGCAACGCCTATAAAAGACCAAGCCGATATTTTCAACCCCAATGTCGTCAAGGTAGTAAGAAAGGCAAACGGCGAGGCACTTTATTTTAGCCGCAGTCCGCTGCCTTTCGTGCGCGACAAAAGTCCGAATGAGTGGTTAGAGGCTGCTACTTTCCTCAAACATGTGGGCATTTATGCGTATCGAAGCGATATTTTGGCACAAATTACTGCACTTGCTCCGTCTTCTTTGGAAAAAAGCGAGGCTTTGGAACAGCTCCGTTGGCTCGAAAATGGCTACCGAATTGCCGTTGGCGTTTCAAATTATACCAGCATTGGCATCGATACGCCCGAAGATTTGGAAAAAGTGTGTCCGCTTTTTGAGAAATAG